One region of Chanodichthys erythropterus isolate Z2021 chromosome 17, ASM2448905v1, whole genome shotgun sequence genomic DNA includes:
- the thyn1 gene encoding thymocyte nuclear protein 1 isoform X3: MPPKKTTRSSAKSNKHTDADAQHNKESDDAAQLKSGKRKRSAAVKKNDVEKNKNDDTCKASYSHWLMKSEPESRIENGVDVKARNFMRDMKVGQQAFFYHSNCKEPGIAGLMKIVKEAYVDHTQFDKKDAHYDPSSKADNPKWSMVDVQFERVAKRFISLAELKKYHLQHKAKGGPLKDMALFTRARLSVQPLTAEEFDFVLSLENEDPI, from the exons ATGCCACCCAAGAAAACAACAAGAAGCAGCGCCAAATCTAATAAACATA CTGATGCAGACGCCCAACACAATAAGGAGTCTGATGATGCTGCACAACTCAAAAGTGGCAAAAGAAAAAGGTCAGCAGCAGTAAAAAAGAATGATgtggagaaaaataaaaatgatgacACATGCAAAGCATCTTACAGCCACTGGCTGATGAAGTCTGAACCTGAGAGTCGGATTGAAAATGGAGTGGACGTGAAG GCACGTAATTTCATGAGAGATATGAAGGTGGGCCAGCAGGCTTTCTTTTACCACAGTAACTGCAAAGAGCCAGGTATTGCTGGCCTCATGAAG ATCGTAAAGGAGGCCTATGTGGACCATACGCAATTTGACAAGAAAGATGCTCATTATGACCCCTCCAGCAAAGCAGACAACCCTAAATGGAGTATG GTGGATGTTCAGTTTGAAAGGGTGGCCAAGCGTTTCATCTCTTTGGCTGAACTGAAGAAATATCACTTGCAGCACAAAGCTAAGGGCGGCCCCCTGAAAGATATGGCCCTCTTCACCAGGGCCAGACTATCAGTTCAGCCCCTCACTGCAG
- the thyn1 gene encoding thymocyte nuclear protein 1 isoform X2 → MPPKKTTRSSAKSNKHTDADAQHNKESDDAAQLKSGKRKRSAAVKKNDVEKNKNDDTCKASYSHWLMKSEPESRIENGVDVKFGIEDLKSLPNQTGCWDGVRNYQARNFMRDMKVGQQAFFYHSNCKEPGIAGLMKIVKEAYVDHTQFDKKDAHYDPSSKADNPKWSMFERVAKRFISLAELKKYHLQHKAKGGPLKDMALFTRARLSVQPLTAEEFDFVLSLENEDPI, encoded by the exons ATGCCACCCAAGAAAACAACAAGAAGCAGCGCCAAATCTAATAAACATA CTGATGCAGACGCCCAACACAATAAGGAGTCTGATGATGCTGCACAACTCAAAAGTGGCAAAAGAAAAAGGTCAGCAGCAGTAAAAAAGAATGATgtggagaaaaataaaaatgatgacACATGCAAAGCATCTTACAGCCACTGGCTGATGAAGTCTGAACCTGAGAGTCGGATTGAAAATGGAGTGGACGTGAAG TTTGGAATTGAGGACCTAAAATCCCTTCCCAATCAAACAGGATGCTGGGATGGAGTGAGGAATTATCAG GCACGTAATTTCATGAGAGATATGAAGGTGGGCCAGCAGGCTTTCTTTTACCACAGTAACTGCAAAGAGCCAGGTATTGCTGGCCTCATGAAG ATCGTAAAGGAGGCCTATGTGGACCATACGCAATTTGACAAGAAAGATGCTCATTATGACCCCTCCAGCAAAGCAGACAACCCTAAATGGAGTATG TTTGAAAGGGTGGCCAAGCGTTTCATCTCTTTGGCTGAACTGAAGAAATATCACTTGCAGCACAAAGCTAAGGGCGGCCCCCTGAAAGATATGGCCCTCTTCACCAGGGCCAGACTATCAGTTCAGCCCCTCACTGCAG
- the thyn1 gene encoding thymocyte nuclear protein 1 isoform X1, translating into MPPKKTTRSSAKSNKHTDADAQHNKESDDAAQLKSGKRKRSAAVKKNDVEKNKNDDTCKASYSHWLMKSEPESRIENGVDVKFGIEDLKSLPNQTGCWDGVRNYQARNFMRDMKVGQQAFFYHSNCKEPGIAGLMKIVKEAYVDHTQFDKKDAHYDPSSKADNPKWSMVDVQFERVAKRFISLAELKKYHLQHKAKGGPLKDMALFTRARLSVQPLTAEEFDFVLSLENEDPI; encoded by the exons ATGCCACCCAAGAAAACAACAAGAAGCAGCGCCAAATCTAATAAACATA CTGATGCAGACGCCCAACACAATAAGGAGTCTGATGATGCTGCACAACTCAAAAGTGGCAAAAGAAAAAGGTCAGCAGCAGTAAAAAAGAATGATgtggagaaaaataaaaatgatgacACATGCAAAGCATCTTACAGCCACTGGCTGATGAAGTCTGAACCTGAGAGTCGGATTGAAAATGGAGTGGACGTGAAG TTTGGAATTGAGGACCTAAAATCCCTTCCCAATCAAACAGGATGCTGGGATGGAGTGAGGAATTATCAG GCACGTAATTTCATGAGAGATATGAAGGTGGGCCAGCAGGCTTTCTTTTACCACAGTAACTGCAAAGAGCCAGGTATTGCTGGCCTCATGAAG ATCGTAAAGGAGGCCTATGTGGACCATACGCAATTTGACAAGAAAGATGCTCATTATGACCCCTCCAGCAAAGCAGACAACCCTAAATGGAGTATG GTGGATGTTCAGTTTGAAAGGGTGGCCAAGCGTTTCATCTCTTTGGCTGAACTGAAGAAATATCACTTGCAGCACAAAGCTAAGGGCGGCCCCCTGAAAGATATGGCCCTCTTCACCAGGGCCAGACTATCAGTTCAGCCCCTCACTGCAG